The sequence below is a genomic window from Cumulibacter manganitolerans.
GCCTTCCCTGGGTCGTAGGCGTACTTGTCCGGGCCCAGGTCGGCGTTCGCGGCGAAGTAGAAGTCCGGGTACATCTGGATGCCGGGCTTGCAGAAGCCGTCGGTGACGGCCGAGATCGACTTGCGGTCGATCGCGTAGTTCAGCGCCTGCCGGACCTCCTTCTTGCCGAACTCGGCCTTCTTGGTGTTCAAGGCGATGTTGTAGCTCGACAGGCTCGGTGCCTCGCACACGACCTGCTTGGCCTGCTTCGCGGCGTCGTACATGCTGGCGCGCAGGAACGTGCTGTCGGACTGCCCGGTGATGACCGAGTTGAGCCGGGCGTTGTCGTCACCGGAGATGAGGTAGTTCATCTTCGCCACGTGCAGCGAGTCCGGATCCCAGTACTTGTCGACCGCGGTGTACTCCACCTTCGAGCCCGGCTGGTAGGCGGTGACCTTGAACGCTCCGGACCCGCCGGTCGGCGTCAGGGCCTGCTTGGGGTCGTTGAAGACGGCCGGGCTCATCATCATCCCCGCGGAACCCGCCAGGACCGGGATCAGGGCCGGCGCGCCGCTGTTCGTCGTGATGGTGACGGTGTCCTTGTCGACGACCTTGATGTCGGCGACGTCGCTCAACGCCTGCTCGTTCCAGCCTCCCGGCGTCTTGTTGCGCTCGAGGTTGGCCTTGACGGACGCCGCGTCGAACGGGGTGCCGTCGTGGTAGGTCCAGTTGTCGATCAGGTTCATGGTGACCGACTTGCCGTCGTCGCTGATCTTCCAGTCCTTGGCCAGCATCGGCTTCGGTTCACCCGCGGCGTCCACGTGCACCAGGCTGTCGTAGATGGGGTAGAGGTACATCTGGCTGTTGTTCGTGGTGATCTTGTTCGGGTCGAAGCTGGTGTTGCCGACGCTGTAGATCCAGGTGAACGTCGCCGTCGGGTCGATCTGCGCCTTGTCGACGGGTGGGCAGTCGCTGGTCTGCGCCTTGCGCTCGGACGCGCCCTGGGAGGACGAGGACGAGCTGCCGCCTCCGCAGGCGGTGGTCAACGCAAGACAAGCAACGGCGAGCGCTGCA
It includes:
- a CDS encoding ABC transporter substrate-binding protein, with product MRHKGLTAALAVACLALTTACGGGSSSSSSQGASERKAQTSDCPPVDKAQIDPTATFTWIYSVGNTSFDPNKITTNNSQMYLYPIYDSLVHVDAAGEPKPMLAKDWKISDDGKSVTMNLIDNWTYHDGTPFDAASVKANLERNKTPGGWNEQALSDVADIKVVDKDTVTITTNSGAPALIPVLAGSAGMMMSPAVFNDPKQALTPTGGSGAFKVTAYQPGSKVEYTAVDKYWDPDSLHVAKMNYLISGDDNARLNSVITGQSDSTFLRASMYDAAKQAKQVVCEAPSLSSYNIALNTKKAEFGKKEVRQALNYAIDRKSISAVTDGFCKPGIQMYPDFYFAANADLGPDKYAYDPGKATDLLKKAGLDKGFEFTLEVVNLALYQQIAEVIQANLQAVNIKMNIVPVDIGKLADDFSVAKTSDASLFEQKAEQDPSIQVESYLSPDGFNNPGGWSNDKITDLAKEALSGKSNEERGKSYSKLFQVAHDEAAPFVTLCHLTTPFVMNDKTMGVEIYADATRQFRGVAKKK